A window of Macrotis lagotis isolate mMagLag1 chromosome 1, bilby.v1.9.chrom.fasta, whole genome shotgun sequence genomic DNA:
AGACAACTTTTCTTGGCTATATTGGCCTTCAGTCAAGCGATAACGCCTCTCCCTCATCTATCTCGCTTTTATTGTTCTCTGGGCATAagctcctcctcctctcccaccCTCTCGCCTGTCCACGCCCAATTCTGAAATTAGCAAAGGCGTGGCGCCGAATTTAAATTCCAAGGTGCGGAGGATGTGCCGCAGTTGTGCCCAGGCTCTGGGGGCATCATCGGAGGCCTTTGGTCCGCTTGGCACCCCGTGCCCCGCCTCAGCCAGACTTGCCCTGCCCTGTGCCGGCTCTGCTGCACTGCCCGGGACGCTCCAGACCACAGAGGGATCCGCGCCGCCGCCGGGAGGGCAGCACGGACCATAGCCGGGAGCACCAGGTTCCTGGGCCCGGGCCTCGGATGCCAACACCCGGCCTCTGCCAAGCAGGACCATGAATCCAGGTCACGGCAAATCCTCCCCAAAGAAGCGGCCCGAGCCCCAGGCTGAGCCCCGAGCCTCCACATCCGTCTCACTCGACTTGCCCGGCCCGATCATCTCACCCTTCTCATCATGCGCAGATAACCAAGGGGGTGCCGCCACCGGGAGGGCAACACGGACCGCAGCAGGGAGCGCCAGGGTCCCGGGCCAGCAGCCTCAGGTGCCAACACCCGGCCCCCGCCAAGCAGGACCAAGCAGGACCATGAGGCCGGGTCGCCGCAAAAATACCCCAAAGAAGCGGCCCCAGCCCCAGGCTGAGCCCCGAGCCTCCACCTCCGCCTCACTCAACTCGCCCGGCCCGAGGGTCTCACGCGTCTCACCAGGCGCAGGTAACCGAGGGGGTGCCGCCACCGGGAGGGCAACACGGGCCGCAGCAGGGAGCGCCAGGGTCCCGGGACAGCAGCCTCAGGTGCCAACACCCGGCCCCCGCCAAGCAGGACCATGAGGCCGGGTCGCAAAAATAGCTCAAAGAAGCGGCCCGAGCCCCAGGCTGAGCCCCGagcctccacctccacctccgcCTCACTCAACTCGCGCAGCCCGTCCGTCTCGACCATCCCACGGGTCTCACCTGGCGCAAGAAATCGAGGGGCCGCCGCTCCGGTCCCTCGCCCCAGCCCcaatccctttcctcccattctcCCTAATCACTCTTCTCTCCCTTAGGCCCCTCTACCCGCCACGGCCGACGAAACCAACACATTCTTAGGGAGATCCGAAAGCTGCAGAGAAGCACCGACCTGCTGATCGGGAGGGCGCCCTTCGGCCGACTGGTGAGCACCGGGGCAGTTCTGGTTCGGGACCCCGCCTCCCCGAGGGTCTgacagacaccccccccccccaaccctagGACTTCCAGTGACACCTCCAACCCGCCAGGTTTTAGTTTAATTAATTTCCCCAGGGGCGGGTAACGTGAGGTGTCCTGGGCCTGGTTCGCGTTGAAGCCCCCCTGCCCAGAGGGAAGGCCAGAGAGGGGACAGGATGATGTCTTAGCCTTTGatctcttcctttttgttttgttttttccttttctgctctCCTGAAACGGCAGGTTAGAGAGATATGCCTCCGATATACTCGAGGAGTGGACTTTTATTGGCAAGCTCAGGCCCTACTGGCCCTACAGGAGGTGAGGACAAGGGCAAAGGAGGTTCTGACCTTAAACAGAGTGGGATGTTTGTTGGGAGAAAGGGTCGGCACAAAACACTTAAAGCTTTGCAAACTAATGGTCAGAAAATGGGATATCACAAAGAATCATAATTGAAGTATGAGGTAGAGTTCCTGAGGCCTTCACAGATGGAAGGGAGTGAGAcaaggaatagagagaaaaatagctGAGAGGTTGAGGTCTATGTGTGGGACCCCAAAGATCTAGACAGTGGCACTCTAATAACTATGTCCTTGGGGATATTAGGTTCCTTATATTCTTACTTAGTATTGAGCCCCTCCTCAAGATTGATATTCAGGAATGAAAACTAGTATTGTATCAACAATCACTCACTCAATCATTTTTCTGTTTGTCAGAGTCAGCTGCCTTTGAATTTGATATGCTAAGAGTATAAAATACTAAGAAAAATGTCCCCAGTTCTAGATTACTTAAGTTCATCTCTCTTTTCCTATACCCAGGCAGCAGAAGCATTTATTACTCATTTATTTGAAGATGCCTACCTCCTCTCTACTCATGCCCGGAGAGTTaccctgtatcccaaagatattcAGCTGGCCAGGAGGATCCGAGGTTTACAGGATGGACTAGGCTAAACACTTGAGTACCAATGGACCCTAGAACCCAGGAGATTAAAAATGTAATTCCTTCCTGCTTCTCCAGTCCATCTTCGACATCTTATCATACGCATCTCTTGGGCACAGTGCTCTGGAAAACCTTGGgttgtaaatttttaaataaaatatttcttaaagattGGCCAGAATTGCCCTCTCTTTGGTGGGGATGTTTGTAGGAAAAGATATCAGCAGGGTCCTCCTGGAGTCTGTTATCAGGTTCCTTAGCAGAGATTTCATTCAAAACAGGAATAGGAACTGGACTTGGGAAGTGCCTAAAAGCTactgaattaaaaacaaaaggtatcaataCTCAAAATTATTTCAGTCTGATATCCAGATCATGAAATACACATATTAGAACAAAGAATTACAGGCATTATTTTTATGGGgatttttgcctattttttccccgtattttgattctcctttatatgattaatgtggaactatgtttaacatggttctACATATATGacccatattagattgctttctgtcaggggaaggagtgaggggaaaaaatgtaaactcaaaactttgcaaaaaaatggtTGTTGAAAACTACAGTTGCATTAtggttgaaaaataaaatagtttttaaaaaagcacaactgggaggggcggctaggtggcatagtggattaagcactagccttggagtcaagagtacctgggatCGAATCTGgtctgggacacttaataattacctagctgtgtgcccttgggccaggtgctaaaccccatttgcctggaaaaaacaaaaaaggaaacctgGGGTGTCACAGTGATTAGAACACTgatcctgtagtcaggaggacctgagttcaaatccagcctcaacacttgataattacctactAGCTGTATAACTGGGCAAGCCATTCCatcccattaccttacaaaaaccaaaagaaaacaaccaaTCACATATAACTAGCTGGAACTTTCAGAAGCTTAACATCAGATTTCTCTATAGTGATGAATTGATTAGGCATAAGAGAATTTCTGGTTCAACTTTATTACCTCTGTTTACTTAAGATGCACATTTCAAGTAACTAGGTATAGCTCCTGTGTTGCTGATTAGTCTGCAAATTCCTAAAATATGCAGACTAGTTTGTTAAATTTATCTGATGTAGATCTTCCCCTTTTGTCTTCTACCCTTCATCCTCTACAGGGATACTGTTGCTTCCCTCCTACCTTAAGGTTGCTGTGACAATGGGGGCCCATTGGTTTTTGTGTACCATGGTGCAGACAATAGAAACTGGTCTTTAAAATGTTTCTGCATGTTGATAAATGATTGCCAGCAGTTTCCATCAATGAATCCTTGGACAATTGATATTGCCAAAGATAAAAGAGTTCCATTtggggaaatgaatgaatgaatgaatgcatgaaccTGCATGGATTGACCCCTTACTATGGGCTAGGCACTGGACTTTGTTCAAAGGTAGAAATATCAATATCCAAGCCATTCCTTTAGGGAACCTATATTTTAATATGAAACACAAGTCTTGTGGGTGAATGGTGGCTAGGGAGGGATGTTTTAATCTGGGAAGTCAAAGAGAAGGTAAATAGAGCCTTAGGATAATTAATTCATTAACTTGTTTTTTCCAGGATGTCTTTCCTGATGTCCCTTTGATTAAAACAGAGAGGACCCAGAAGGCCAGAGAGCAGCTGGCTTTAGAGAGCTTTCACCCAAGGCAGGAGTTGAAGTACTAAATTGCAAATGGTGAATTTTAAGAGTCCTTTAGGAGGAGATAGCCAATAAGTTATCTTATCATAATAGCATGAGAGTAGAGTTAAAGGGAAAGAGTCAATACACAGATTGGGTTATCCTCTCAGGCAGTGCTGCTACTTGAACCTATAGAATTGAACTAAAACATCAGGAtggggaatggagaaagaaaaagaaaagttccagAAGATTCCTTGGCTTGAGGCAGCTGAAAAAGGGATTACATTCTAGGCTTGGAGGGTAAAAGGGAATCTAAATGTAGACAGTGGAATGCTTGGGGGGTGGGGAACAGCAAACTAAactgaaaaagtcatttattgCCTCTACCATATCATTGcctcctattttcttttcttcactctTTGCATTCTGATTTCTGACCCCAACACTTAACTAAAACTTTTTTCAAACTATGTTGAGGTTTAAAATCACCAGCTAAATTCAGttcctttttctgattctttatcCTCCGTGACCTCTTCACAGCTACCACTTGACCACTAACCAGCCCTTTCTCCtgaattctttctccttctttagcTTCCTAAAAGAATTCTCTCCTGCATCTCCCAGGAAGCAGAATGAAATCTGAGTGACAAGAAGTAGAAGATAGAGCAGAGAGAGGCACTGATGGGCAGTAGTGGAAGGTGAGGATGACTGCAGGATTGCTGTAGAAGACAAGCTCTGTGACAAAGCAATGAAAATAGCACTGAAGGAGCCCTAGGCAGAGCAAAAGGGGATGGCACATGGACTCTGCAGCTCCCTGGGGGAAGGAATGGTCCCTGGAGGCCTATTTTTTTCCCCAGGTGCTCAGATGGAagtccctttcttttttaaagtaaaattaatttttaaatttctaaataaattaatttatttttaaaatatcatttttaaataaaactgttCTGTTTTGAACCTTTTTGAGTCTGTATGCTTGTAAGAGGAGCCAGGGATTATCTTTGAATTGTACCAGAAACTGAAATTTGGTTAgggtgacagaaaaggaaaggaagaggttCCTCAACAATACCCCTGTCCTTTGTGAAATGAACTAGGCTTATATAAAGAAAAACCACTTGACTCCAAAAATGCAGTAGGTCATCTCAATAAATTGTAGGTTCCatgaataattcaaaaatatgttaaacacaattgtgcaCATATAACCTCTGACAGATTGTTCATcatcatggggaggagggaggaaagcaaGGCTAGTagaaaaatggaactcaaaatcttacaaaatgatgaatgatgaaaagtatctttgcatgtatttggaaaaaactaaaataaaaataagtaattataGTGAGTTCCCATCACTGGAAGTTTTCAAAAGCAGAGACTGGATCCAGATGCTGTAAAGGGAATTACAATTCAAGGAGAATCTATTGAGACTCTGTgagtctgtgatttttttcttgcctcattCCTAGCCTATTCTCAATAAATTGACCAGATTTTAAATTCCACCCTTGCTAATCTAACCTCCTTTGACATCCAAATACTATGCTCTTCACTAGAAAAAGGTTATAAAAATACATTGCAATTTTCCTCCCTATAACAAAAAGCTCCCTGAGGTTTGGCACTGCTTCATTTTTATCTAGAACTAACTGACTCACAACAGGTGCCTAAAAAATGCTTCTTAATTGATTGGCTACATGAAATAGGGTTAGCACAGATCTCAAACAAaatcttttatgttttccttctggACAAGTTGGAGATAAAGGCTAGATAATAATACAGTTAGGTAGATATGGAACTGCTTGAATGCTGAGGCTCAATGTCAAGATGTCAGGAAGTATATTGGAGTGCTCCAGGGATCTGTCCCTATCCCTGtttttattttcaacatttttataaataatttagatGAAATTTTAGATAGGATGCCTTTCGTATTTGAAGATGGGATACTGGAAATGAGAGTTAACAAACTGGATGACAGAGTCAAGACCTAAAATGATTTTGACAGAGCATTATGTTATACCAAATCTAGTAAGAgaaaaatttaatagagataaatgtaaatgtaaagctGTCCAACAAAGATCTTACGAGCCTTTATTGGGTATCTTATATTAGGGATTCTTATTGAATGTGGTCGATCAGGTCCCTTCtaattataaaattctatgatttcttaCCCATAGACTTAGGTCAATTTCCTAACTCAAATAGGGAAGGTATACTTAAAGAGTagtttgacttaaaaaaaaaatgggacttTTAGTGGACTTAAAGATAAATATTAACAGTGTGATATGGCAAGTCAAAAAAGCTAATGCTATATTAAGGAAGTCACAGAGTCTAAGAGTAGAGGCACCCTAGCCTCTTTTAGTGTTTTGTGTTCATTTTTGGTGTCACATTTAAGGAAGCACATTAAAAAGCTGAAATGTTAACAGGATtgttgttgggagccagggtctctaagctgtttgacagtcacagcaagaagactcaaggcagtcacactgcctgatggaacaacatttccttcttcactatatagagggattccatgtatacccatatttataggtctattattgattgcaaaacttactcatcctaatagtggaatgactataaaggaaggatttcagagaaattccttgaataaaacagattgtgaactctgtccgaatttaacaggattgcctctccctgagacatacaaaaggcttcagcattatgaaatctttagaagatacagcactgggagttccagggagatgtcagaatatatacagggaaaccagatacaagatgggttagatagaattccagggaaattaacagctTTGTCCCCCTTATCAtatgcaggaatatatgataaagatggtgagaaaatggTTAGTacaggtaaccaatatgtgaactctaacagccttagtttattgggaaagaataaaaagtcatagaaaccgtagcatctaccaacaagggctgaaaggaaaattggttattgaaggagtcaatggacaGTTGGACAAACGTAACTACCCTCACtgtaggttgtcaagggagcatatcgaaaaacattacatatgcggcacaaaaacataaaagcattccattaaaaaaattatatgaaagattattataaggaaagttctgtttaattaataactttactatgcagcaacaaactaggcaacaggcaggttgaggtcatcacggtctgagcagggagaagaaaattaactacatgattgataatcacacttgtaaccactacatgatcaaacttgtaaccagatgaactatatgattaatgatgaaaattgtacacttttgtaagcaaggaaatgattttagtttgcttgtttcatatgattctgagactataaaaataaatctaagcagctgacagtcaacctgctcctgcctttacccacttgttgactcaattCATTTTGACGACTccatccctcctgtcaggttccaaggaccctggGGAGGACCCCCGGCAGACGGTGGGAAACCTTTTACTCATGTCATATAAGCATCAGTTGAAAGTTTTAGTTGAGAAAAATTAGgattttttagttctttctctacacatatgtatgcacacatgtgtttatatgtatgtgtctaaaaatcttaatttatatgtatatatacatatatcttaattgttttatatcttTGATACAACCCCTTTTCTGAGAaatttcataagatttttttcccccactgaaCCACTTTTTTCCTTATCCTAGGTGCATTAATGATGTTTTTGCAGAAGCTTTTCACTTTCATGTAACGAAAGttatcaattttatcttttatgattgCTTCTATCCCTTGCTGGGTTAAAAATACATCCCCTCTATAGTcagtaaggatttattaagctcctactatgttcCAAATACTgggctaagtactggggatacaaagaaatggaaaaacaatccctgttctcaaggagttcacatggGGACAGCATTAAAAACTCTGAACAAAcaagacagatatatatacatacatgtatatatatatatatatacacacacacacacacagacacacacacacacacacacacagacacacacacaaaacaaatggGAGATAATCAATAAAGAGAAAGCACtaacattaaaagaaatcaggaaagcctTGTAGCAAGTGTcattttagctgaaacttgaaaatcagggaagccagaaattggagatgaggagggagagtattccaagGATGAGAAACAGCCAAGGAAAATATCTGGAGCCTGGAGATGGAGTATCTTATGCACGAAGCAGTAAGGAAGCAGAATTACTGGATCAGAGAGTCCCTGATGgggggagtaaggtataagaaaaaatggaaaggtaggaggCCGCCAGGtcatgaaagactttgaatgacAAACACCAGATTTTGTAATGGATCCTAAGGGTGATGGGAAGCCGCTGGAGTTCACTGAATAAGTAAGGCAACATTATCAGCTCTGTGCTTTAGGCAGACTGATTTGCCAGCTGAATGAATGGAGATTGGTCTGGAGGTGGGGGGGTAAGAGAGAGCTACTGTATGAGTATGAGACatgttatgaaggtaaaatcCATAGAGCATATTGGATATTggggaatgaaaataaaagtcaatGATGACACTTCAGTTGTTAGCTGGGGTGTCTAAGAGGCAGGTCATGAactcaacagtaatagggaattttttattttatgtcttatgggtttttcccccttttttgatttgatttctctttcacaatatgtttaatatgaatatatgtttaacaCAGTTATGCTTTTTCTCCAGGGgagaagtgagggagaaaaatgtgaaactcaaaaactaaaaaaatgattgttgaaaacgaTCTCAGCaggtaattgggaaaataaataaatactttttaaaaatagtgataGGGAAGTTCAGAAAGTGGGAAGAAGGATGATGGATAGGTTGGGTTTAAAATGTCTAAGGAATTTGCAGTTGGGCATTTGAGAGTCAAGGACACTGATGAACAGCAATCTCTTCCCCAGAAAACAGGAGCAAAAGACATAGGTATAAGCTGTGGTACTAGAAACTTCCTATCTATAGCACActggaaatgttttgttttgggaGATGATTGAATCTTCCTGGAGAATTTGACATTGGTTCTCAATTCATGTCTTTGGTTTCGCAGATTTAACTTGTAAGTAATATGAACACCCTAAAATCATAGGGAGATCTCAGGAGGAATAATACTACTACAgcagaaaaataaaggattagGGGGCCTAAGTGGAGCTGGATGAGCTGATGAGAGATCCTCCACATCcagcaattgtggaaaaaaaaGTTGAGGTTGGACCAGGACTCTAGTAACAACCACTATGGAACTGAGGGATAGGAGGGGTCTTGTGGTAAAGGATGGAGAGGCacatttttaaatcaaagtaGGTTTTCTCTACGTAACATTATTATAACGTAGTCTGTATTCTACCATGGCAAATGACCTTAAGATAGAAACAAGAGGCACAGTTTCCCAGACAATAAATTCACCAAGCAACCtgcacttattaagtgcttaccagATACAACTCTCCTTTGAGTCTACAGTTGCCTCCCTTCTCTGTGATAGGAAGGGTCACACTCCTGGAAACTGTTTCCTGACCTGAATCTATCTCCAACTCCAGAATGGGCAGAGATAGAGATGCAGGAGACATACTACACAAAGCTTCTGCCTTCACTGCCCTTTCGATTCCTCCAGGGCAACACTTCCTAAAGGGATAATATTAAGGAGAAATATCtgtctaactttttaaaattaagaaaatatttctgtCTATTTGATATTTCCTGAGCTCTTCCTCTGCAGCATAAGCCTCTGTGGGATGTAAATTCTCTCTAGTTATTCCCTCCAATAATTTCATTATTAGATGTAATTTCTCCAAGATAAGAGCAACTTCAGCCcatccctccacccttccttcagCTTCCAGCCTCTCAGTCTTCCAGATCCCAATCACAGAGGAAGTGGtatgtcatttaacccttttcCCTGACGCTTCCCTGCATAGGaagtgggcaagactataaaagtcTGGCCCACATTCCCCTCCATGCCACTCCTGGGGTCAAGTCCAGACATTTCTTTAAGCTATTTCATTTGtctctttccctcaggcattCCAGCCTAggcctttatttatttatttttaatttttgaaggcaatgtggttaagtgacttgcctaaggccacaaggctaggtaattattaatcctctgaggtcggatttgaatagGCCTTTGTTTTTCAATCTGTTCTTAAGTAATTTACTCTCCTCTCTTtccagatgaattaaaaaaattctgagcttTTACACCTCCAGGGTAAGACCTGAGATTTCACTGAAAAGACAATAGCTACAAAAAACCACCACCATCATGATGACTTCCCAAGAGAAATTCCAAATTTAGTTCCAGTGATTTTATTGGTGATGAAGATAATACAAAAATCACAAGTCACAGATGAAAAACTTCACTTGACTAATGAATTTGAAaagtgtataaacatatatactatatgtagTATATAGAAGTACATGGCATGCTTGATAAGAgaatcagacctggagtcaggaaaacttaccTTTTTGAGTTTGattctgacttcagatacttaggagctgtgtgactttattttttttttaggtttttgcaaggcaatgtggttaagtggctttcccaaggccacacagctaggtaattattaagtgtctgaggccagatttgaactcaggtactcctgattccaaggccagtgccccatccactgcaccacctagctgcccccaagctgtgtgacttttaccaagtcacttcaccctgtttgcctcggtttccccctctgtaaaatgagctagagaaggaaatgataaactactctaatatctttgccaagtaaactccaaatggagtcatgaagacaggactgaaatgattaaacaacaaagcCACCTTAGGTGTTGAGGTCCATCTAAATATGGGATACAGCTGAccaagagaaatttggaaatctGAGAGAtgtgccctctctctctctgtgtgccCAAGCCCAGTGTGCCATATAATATTTGATGAAACATTAAGAGTTGCTTACAAGAATGTACCTGATTGGCATAAAGGTCTGGTATAAGTATGTGAAAATAACCAAAAAGCATTGTATAGAAGCAAAGTGGatattaaggaaagaaaaatcaaagtgaaACCCATTAACTACCACAGGAAGAACTGTGACATTTCAACCAAAATTATCTCCAATATTGAGATGTCCTTCTTTGGGCTTGCTAGAAATTTATTGTAGACTTTGATTTAGATTTGTTTGTCAGGGCTGGTCATGCAGCCCCCAGTGATTGTCATGGACCCAGGAGGGGAGGGCAGGACGAGCAGGACTTAACAGATTTCTCAGACTGCATCCTTGATGAAAAGGATGAGCCATAGGGAGATGAATCCTGAAGCCAGAGTCAGAGGTCTAGTTTCATACACAACTATCCTGTGATGAGTAAGTGGCTTTACCACTTACCctttttccccatgtataagacacactttAATTTTGGgtcctgaaatttgaaaaaaaaatgtattatataaagttactgaactcaagttttattcataaaattcataaaactcATCACCTTCAGAACTCCCAATCTTGTCCTtctctgtgtttgatgatgaatcagtcttaggagaggctctgactctctcctgcctgtgctcagGTCTGTAGTTGACCTcaagctctccctgggcaagtctggtacagGGCtgtatgcttagtccattctgtttgatgaacctgaagcaccagttgtgtcttcctttgaaatcaggaacttTTTTcccatcagcaattcttctggcctcctgctgaaccatctctgtggacacaggaatttcaatggccctttgctcttagatccatatcttcaattccttctctccATCAAGCCATTGGCTGACTGGCCTCTCTTGGCCTTCTGCTGttgtgttttcagtagggtttcttcttcctggagCCAGTCTTAGAGGAGGACCAAATAGACTTAAAGCAGCAGGATTTCCATTCTCTTTGGATCGCTTTTGaacactggatgaaaatcttttctgaaccatttctgggcagaatatgGTAAAAGGTAAACTAAtttaccagtaacaaatgcaaaacaatgagtgcaaataCAAGTTCAAAAAAGCatgaaatgcaagttaaaaaaaaaatctacaaccactgtataagacactccctgTTTTTAGACCGCAAATTTTTAGGGAAAAGATATGTCATACATGTGGAAATACAATAATTATATATCTGAGAGAAATTTATGCTGAATCTTTATATTCTGAAAGAGGTAAATGGAGTTCTGAATGAATGGGAAAAttttagctatatatatatatattatataaattatacatacacacatatgtgttaTGGACCCCAATTCTATTTCCCTTGTGTTTCAAATATAAGTCTACTGCAATCTCACCACAAGATTCAGTGgtgtattttatttcttactgTCATTCCCATTCCATTTTAGTTTTGATCataataaaattgtatttcaaaCACCTAAAAAACAACGAAAAAAACCCCATTCCTAGTTAATGACCATTTTGTCCACCACTTAAGAACTTTTAGTAGATCCCTATTGTCTCTTTGATGAAATAAAACCTCCTCAGCCTAGGATTTCAAATCTTTCCCAATTTGACTATAACTCACCTTTTCAGGTTTTATTTACACACTCAACATTCCCACAAAACTATCTTCTTGTTGTTTAGTAAGTTCTATGAACTTAGCATTGTATCACCCATACTTTTGTATAAACATGCCTGGATATACTCCCTTGCTCACCTCTAActcttagaatctttttttttattttttaattaaattttatattatatttagatTTGTGTTTTTTCCGCCCAAATAGAGAAATCAAGGGGGGGggcaatttttctttctcatgttacCCTCCTGAGCATTGTTGCAAGAAAATCATCTGAAGGACCATAATTTCCTACAACTCTGATTTCAACTGagttgaaataaattaaaacccTGAGAGACtgagtttctgggtaattaacaATCAGTTTATTAATCAGGCTAGCTGCAGATCAATAAACTGAAGGTCAGGAGATTTTCTTGGTAACCAAACACACTCAGGAAGACCCTGAAATGCTTGAATGCCTTTGAAAGGGAACTCCCCTGACAAATGAAGCTCAACCTAGATTGAGACATTTAATGAGCTAAATTGAATGGGCTAAATGTCTTCAGCTCTTCCTTAGACAATAGCTTGATCATGAGACCCAGCAGCCTCTAGCAAGCTGAACAGGGGAAATCATCTCCATCTGGACCTCTCTAGTTAATTTTCTCCTTCAAGACAGAGGCATATGGTTAGGTGGTAcactagatagagcaccagttctgaagtcaggaggacatgagtttaaatgtggcctcagacacttgttactaactctgtgaccttgggcaagtcactttatctggAATGCCTCCCATCTACGGGCATCTCCAATTgttctggttcatatctggccaatgaacccagatgactctggaggacaaagtgaggctggttacttagcacagcataccttcactcaaatccaattcacttgtttgttaTGGCATCCATGATGTCATAGCTTTCTTTGAGGaggaaggataaacatcatcatcatcatctccttcATGAGCAGAGTT
This region includes:
- the LOC141504713 gene encoding histone H3-like centromeric protein A isoform X2, with amino-acid sequence MNPGHGKSSPKKRPEPQAEPRASTSVSLDLPGPIISPFSSCADNQGGAATGRATRTAAGSARVPGQQPQVPTPGPRQAGPSRTMRPGRRKNTPKKRPQPQAEPRASTSASLNSPGPRVSRVSPGAGPSTRHGRRNQHILREIRKLQRSTDLLIGRAPFGRLVREICLRYTRGVDFYWQAQALLALQELPKRILSCISQEAE
- the LOC141504713 gene encoding histone H3-like centromeric protein A isoform X1 — encoded protein: MNPGHGKSSPKKRPEPQAEPRASTSVSLDLPGPIISPFSSCADNQGGAATGRATRTAAGSARVPGQQPQVPTPGPRQAGPSRTMRPGRRKNTPKKRPQPQAEPRASTSASLNSPGPRVSRVSPGAGPSTRHGRRNQHILREIRKLQRSTDLLIGRAPFGRLVREICLRYTRGVDFYWQAQALLALQEAAEAFITHLFEDAYLLSTHARRVTLYPKDIQLARRIRGLQDGLG